The stretch of DNA GCACAGCGCACAGTGGATGCCCTGTTGACCACGTTCACCAAATAGCTGGTGCCGGTCAGTGCCGCCTGCCAGGAGATCTTCTAGCGCACGGCCCTGACCGGGATCAACCTCATGCTGGCTTATGTGTTCGCCTGGATCACCGCAGCAGCGGCGACTCTCCNCGAGGCAGACAGCGAAGCGTTCTGCGCTACCCAGTCAACCCGTGCATCCCTGTTTTGAGTTGATAAGGGAGCTGGATCAGCCAAAATCTGGATCATTGCGGCAGCGACGCTTTGCGGATCATAGCGGGCAGAAAACCNCAATCCGCCTGCCTCAACAATCTGCGCTCCGGCACCCTCGCCAGCGAAGATGACAGNGGTGCCGCAGCCTGCTGCAGCATAGATCTTGGTGGGCTTGGCAAAATCATAGCCTTGGCCAGGTTTAATACTGACAAGTGCTCCAGCGGCACCCCGGATCCACTGCGCCACCGTGGTTGGAGAAACTACGCCACCAAAGTGGACACCGTCTGGAACTAGCGCCGCAGCTACCTCTTTCAGGTGGTCTTCATCAGTGCCTTGGCCAAAGAACCCGATCTGCGCATCAGGATATTGCTCCCGGACCAGTGGCAGTGCTTGGACAANAATATCTGCACCCTGCCATTCACTCATTGTTCCTGTGTAGATAAAATACGGCCCGTTGGCAGCNNAGCGACTTCCCACGGGGGTGAAAATATTTGTATCAATACCGTTACCCACAACAACAATGCGCTCTGCGGGTACTTTGAACTTCGCAACCTGTTCAGCCACCGGCTCTGAGACGGCAATAACTGTGGCTGCATGGCGCAACACGAAACCCTCAACAGCTCCCATGAGCCGTTTCACCGCGGAAGGCACATCCATCGCGGACATCGCTTCAGTCCAAATATCGGCCGCATAGTAGACATAGGGCCGACGGCGGATCATCGAGGACAGTGCCACCACAACGCCAGTGGTGGGCGGAGGTTCAGAAACCACCACATCAGCAGGGTTCGCTAACAGTCTAAAGAACGCTGGGATGTCAAAGCTGAGGTACTGCACATAGCCACGGACATACCCGCCAGCATCACGGAGCACAGGCCACCTACTGAGCTTATAAGCAGGTTTGAATACCTGTGCACCATCCGGGAGCGCGGTGGTCAGGACTGTGACATCGGCGCCTTGTTCAACAAGCCCGTCAACAAGTGCTTTGAGCCGGAAAGCCGCAGCGCCCACTTCTGGGGCGTATAGCCTGGTGGCTACCACCACTTTCAGCGGTTTTGCTGCCACTAAGAGCGTATCCTTACGTTGTTATTGGTGCGGGAGGATTCCAGCACAGCCTCGGCCACTACGAGCGTGTCCTGTCCTTGGACCATCGTGACAATATTGTTGCTCAAACCCAAAACAGCGTCACGGAACGCCTCGTGTTCGGTGCGCAATGGTTCCGGTTTGGCGATGGCCAACCGAGTGACGTTGCCTTCGGACACGCCACGAAAAGCTGCCATCGAGTCCCATTGGGTGGCTACTGTGCCATTTTCATNAAAGGTCAGATCTGCGGTGACAGTGTCAGCCACGAATGCGCCCTNTTCTCCAGTGACAATTGTCAGCCGCTCCTTCATGGGAGAAAGCCAATTGACCAAGTGGTTGGTGATGACACCATTGGCCAGTTTTCCGGTGGCGGCGACCATGTCTTCGTGGGNGCGGCCGCTGCGGGTGGTGGTCTGGGCAAAGATCGATTCAAAACGGCTTTGTGCCAGCCAAGCCGTGAGATCAATGTCGTGGGTTCCTAGATCCTTGACCACGCCCACGTCGGCAATGCGGGCAGNGAACGGGCCCTGCCTGCGGGTGGCAATCTGGTACACCTCACCCAGTTCGCCGTCGGCAATACGCTTGCGCAGGGACTGCAGAGCGGGGTTGAACCGCTCGATGTGTCCTACAGCGCCCACCAAGCCCTTGGCGGCGAAGGCATCAACGAGCCGTTGGCCAGCCGGTGCGCTGGCGGCGATGGGCTTCTCCACAAGTGTGTGAATGCCAGCCTCGGCCAGGGCAAGTCCAACTTCTTCGTGCATGCCTGTGGGCACGGCAGCAACAGCCATGTCCAGGCCGGCAGCGATGAGCTCTTGCACACTGCCCAGCACGGGTAGTTCCTTGGCAACGCCGTGGGGATCGCCGTAGGCGTCCGCCACAGCAACCAGCTCAATGCCCTCCACTTCGCGAATCACCCGGGCATGGTGGCGGCCCATCATCCCCAGACCAATGAGCCCAACACGCAGATTTGCCATGTTTAAGCACCACCCTTGACGATCGTATTCACGGCCGAGACAATGCGTTCCAGATCATCTTGTGTCAACGAGGGATGCACCGGCAAGGACAACACTTCTTTGGCCGCAATCTCCGTATTCGGGAGGTCTTCGGTGCGGTTGAACGAGGGCAGACGATGGTTGGGGACCGGATAGTAAACGCCGGAGCCAATGTTGAATTCGCTGCGCAACCTAGTATGAAGTTCGTCGCGACCCTGGGGAACACGAATGGTGTACTGGTGGTAGACATGCTCTGCACCTTCGGCCACCTTTGGCGTTCCCACGCCTTCAAGGTTTGCGGTGAGGAATCGAGCATTGTCCTGACGCTGCTTGGTCCACCCCATGACCTTTGTCAGCTGAACCCGCCCGATGGAGGCGTGCAGGTCAGTCATGCGGTTGTTAAAGCCAACCAGCTCGTTTTGGTACTGGGTCTCCATGCCCTGGTTTCGCAGCAGGCGCAGGTTCCTCTCAACAGTGGCATCTGAGGTTGAGACCATGCCACCTTCACCTGAGGTCATGTTCTTGGTGGGGTACAGGCTAAACATCCCGAATTTTCCAAAGGTGCCAACTTNTTTCCCGTTCAGGGCTGCACCGTGAGCCTGCGCGGCGTCCTCGTAGAGGTCAATGCCGTACTTATCCGCCAACGCCACGAACGCATCGGCGGCAAAGGGATGCCCGTAAAGGTGCACCGGCATGATGCCCTTGGTCTTGTCCGTGATGAGAGACTCCACATGCGCCACGTCAAGATTGTAATGATCCAACTCAATGTCAGCGAAGACGGGCGTGGCGCCAGTCAAGGCTACGGAGTTGCCTGTGGCGGCAAAGGTGAAGGAAGGAACAATCACTTCGTCTCCTGCACCAACACCACACGCCANAAGGCCCAGGTGCAGGCCTGAGGTGCCCGAGTTCACCGCGATGCTGGCACGGCCGTCCAAGAGAACCTGAGAGAATTCCGTTTCAAAGTCGGCTACCTGCTGTCCTTGCGCCAACATGCCCGAAGCCATGACGGCGTCGACCGCTGCGCGTTCTTCGGCCCCGATGATGGGTTTCGCTGCGGGAATAAAGTCCTGGCTCATGCGTGTTCCTCTGCTTCTTTTAGGAAGTGTGAATCTTGAACATACTTTGCGCCCGTTTCCGGGCACACCCAAANATCGCCGTCTTCCTTCAGCGGGAATCCAGCCTTGCCCACCCAACCCAGGCGGCGTGCTGGAACGCCTGCCATCAGGGCAAAGGCGGGCACATNCCTGGTCACCACGGACCCGGCAGCGATGGTGGCCCAACGGCCAATTCTCAGCGGCGCAATGCAGACAGCGCGGGCACCAATGGAGGCGCCGTCTTCAATCGTGACCCNCACAGGCACCCAGTCGTCGGCGCTTTTCAAGGAGCCGTCGGGGCTGACGGCCCGCGGATAGGTGTCATTGGTCAGGACAACGGCCGGGCCAATGAAAACACNCCTACCCAAAACTGCTGGCTCATACACTAGCGCGTAGTTTTGAATTTTGTGTTTNNTCACCGATTTTACGCCGGTTCCAACGTAGGCGCCACGTCCAACAATGCAATTCTCACCCAGCACAGCATCCTCGCGGACTTGTGCAAGGTGCCAGATCTTAGTGCCTTCACCGAGTGTGGCCAGTTCCGACACATCAGCACTGGNGGCAATGTAACTCATCCTGTTTTCTCCTGACAAAGCTGACATTGTAACACCATCATGAGGACCTATGCCTTGCCGATGACGCGGTACGTGACGCCCGGCCACTGCTGTGCAGAGCTGACACGGCGGCCATCAATGAAGGCCTTAACGCCGGGCAGGTTGGCTGGCGTCAGTTCAGAGTATTCGGTGTGGTCTGCCTGCACCACGGCCGCATCCACGGGATCACCCAAGTGGTAGGGCACAAAACCTAACTTGGTCAGTTCCACGTCTGTGTACAAGGGGTCGTGGACCAGTGCTGTACCGCCGCGGCGATTGATAGCTTCGACGGCGTCGAACACACCGGAGAAGGCCGTTTCCTTCACTCNCCCGCGGTAGGCTGCACCGAGGACCACCACGCGGGCTCCGGTCAGGTCCCCGAAGGCACCTTCTAGCAATCCGATGGTGTAATCGGGCATGTCTGCGTTTGCAGCACGGGCGGCGCGGACTACGGTAGCGTCGGGATCATTCCACAGGTACAAGCGCGGGTAGACAGGGATGCAGTGACCGCCCACGGCGATGCCCGGCTGGTGAATGTGGCTAAATGGCTGGGAGTTGGAAGCTGCGATCACCTGGTAAATGTCAATGCCAGTTTTAGCCGCGAACCGGGCAAATTGATTCGCCAAGCCGATGTTGACGTCGCGGTAAGTGGTCTCTGCCAACTTCGCCAGTTCGGAGGCTTCGGCCGAACCAAGATCCCAGACACCGTTGCCACGGTCCAGATCCGGACGCTCATCAAAGTCCAGAACGGCTTCATAGAACTCGATGGCTTTCGCGGCACCTGCCTCGGAGAGTCCACCCACCAGTTTCGGGTACTTGCGCAGGTCCGCAAAGACACGCCCTGTCAGGACACGCTCCGNGGAAAACACCAGGTGGAAGTCCTTGCCCTCAACTAATCCCGAACCCGCTTCCAACGCTGGCTTCCAGCGCGTGCGCGTGGTTCCCACCGGCAACGTTGTTTCGTAAGCAACCAGGGTGTTCGGGCTCAGGTGACGGGCCAACTCTGCCGTGGCGCCATCCATCCAACCAAAATCGGGGTTGGCCTCAGAATCCACAAACAACGGCACCACCAGCACCACAGCGTCAGCCCCGGNGACCGCCTGGGCGTAGTCCGTGGTGCCACGAAGTTTCCCGGCGGGGACCAGCTCCTGGAGCTTTTCCTGAAGATGCGCCTCACCGGGGAACGGCTCAATGCCGGCATTAACCAAATCCACCACGGCCTGATTGACGTCAACACCAACCACCTCGTGACCTTTGGATGCGAACTGAACTGCCAACGGCAGGCCGATCTTACCCAGTGCGATAACAGCAATCTTCACGTTATTTATAACCTAATCTCTTGAAAGTGCCGGGCTGCCGGCGAACCAGTCCCAACCGATGCCTTGACTACTAGAATATAGAGCTTTGCACTTTTGCGGTGTCAGCTGAGATCCAGCCCATAGTTTAACCGACGTCGCTAAAATTACTGGCACCCATCTATCCTGTAGAGCTTTGCTGGGCCTTCCTCAGCAATGAGCGTTAACCNCACAGTGTTGGCAAGGGCCTCCGAACTGGGGAAAGGCATTCCCAAATTGCTCACTTGCCGGCTGCCAAAGTCAAAGAC from Arthrobacter polaris encodes:
- a CDS encoding acyltransferase; amino-acid sequence: MSYIAXSADVSELATLGEGTKIWHLAQVREDAVLGENCIVGRGAYVGTGVKSVXKHKIQNYALVYEPAVLGRXVFIGPAVVLTNDTYPRAVSPDGSLKSADDWVPVXVTIEDGASIGARAVCIAPLRIGRWATIAAGSVVTRXVPAFALMAGVPARRLGWVGKAGFPLKEDGDXWVCPETGAKYVQDSHFLKEAEEHA
- a CDS encoding DegT/DnrJ/EryC1/StrS aminotransferase family protein, whose product is MSQDFIPAAKPIIGAEERAAVDAVMASGMLAQGQQVADFETEFSQVLLDGRASIAVNSGTSGLHLGLXACGVGAGDEVIVPSFTFAATGNSVALTGATPVFADIELDHYNLDVAHVESLITDKTKGIMPVHLYGHPFAADAFVALADKYGIDLYEDAAQAHGAALNGKXVGTFGKFGMFSLYPTKNMTSGEGGMVSTSDATVERNLRLLRNQGMETQYQNELVGFNNRMTDLHASIGRVQLTKVMGWTKQRQDNARFLTANLEGVGTPKVAEGAEHVYHQYTIRVPQGRDELHTRLRSEFNIGSGVYYPVPNHRLPSFNRTEDLPNTEIAAKEVLSLPVHPSLTQDDLERIVSAVNTIVKGGA
- a CDS encoding glycosyltransferase family 4 protein, which produces MAAKPLKVVVATRLYAPEVGAAAFRLKALVDGLVEQGADVTVLTTALPDGAQVFKPAYKLSRWPVLRDAGGYVRGYVQYLSFDIPAFFRLLANPADVVVSEPPPTTGVVVALSSMIRRRPYVYYAADIWTEAMSAMDVPSAVKRLMGAVEGFVLRHAATVIAVSEPVAEQVAKFKVPAERIVVVGNGIDTNIFTPVGSRXAANGPYFIYTGTMSEWQGADIXVQALPLVREQYPDAQIGFFGQGTDEDHLKEVAAALVPDGVHFGGVVSPTTVAQWIRGAAGALVSIKPGQGYDFAKPTKIYAAAGCGTXVIFAGEGAGAQIVEAGGLXFSARYDPQSVAAAMIQILADPAPLSTQNRDARVDWVAQNASLSASXRVAAAAVIQANT
- a CDS encoding Gfo/Idh/MocA family protein, translating into MANLRVGLIGLGMMGRHHARVIREVEGIELVAVADAYGDPHGVAKELPVLGSVQELIAAGLDMAVAAVPTGMHEEVGLALAEAGIHTLVEKPIAASAPAGQRLVDAFAAKGLVGAVGHIERFNPALQSLRKRIADGELGEVYQIATRRQGPFXARIADVGVVKDLGTHDIDLTAWLAQSRFESIFAQTTTRSGRXHEDMVAATGKLANGVITNHLVNWLSPMKERLTIVTGEXGAFVADTVTADLTFXENGTVATQWDSMAAFRGVSEGNVTRLAIAKPEPLRTEHEAFRDAVLGLSNNIVTMVQGQDTLVVAEAVLESSRTNNNVRIRS
- a CDS encoding nucleotide sugar dehydrogenase; this translates as MKIAVIALGKIGLPLAVQFASKGHEVVGVDVNQAVVDLVNAGIEPFPGEAHLQEKLQELVPAGKLRGTTDYAQAVXGADAVVLVVPLFVDSEANPDFGWMDGATAELARHLSPNTLVAYETTLPVGTTRTRWKPALEAGSGLVEGKDFHLVFSXERVLTGRVFADLRKYPKLVGGLSEAGAAKAIEFYEAVLDFDERPDLDRGNGVWDLGSAEASELAKLAETTYRDVNIGLANQFARFAAKTGIDIYQVIAASNSQPFSHIHQPGIAVGGHCIPVYPRLYLWNDPDATVVRAARAANADMPDYTIGLLEGAFGDLTGARVVVLGAAYRGXVKETAFSGVFDAVEAINRRGGTALVHDPLYTDVELTKLGFVPYHLGDPVDAAVVQADHTEYSELTPANLPGVKAFIDGRRVSSAQQWPGVTYRVIGKA